Proteins co-encoded in one alpha proteobacterium HIMB5 genomic window:
- a CDS encoding GTP-binding protein TypA (PFAM: Elongation factor Tu domain 2; Elongation factor G C-terminus; Elongation factor Tu GTP binding domain~TIGRFAM: GTP-binding protein TypA/BipA; small GTP-binding protein domain) — protein sequence MSNNIRNITIIAHVDHGKTTLIDNLMKQSGSFRDNEVVDERLMDSGELEKERGITILAKPASINWKESRINIIDTPGHRDFAAEVERVLSMADGALLLIDSAEGVMPQTKFVLSKALKQGLKPIVVINKLDKPDQRANEVLDETFDLFVSLDANEEQLDFPVLYASGRSGWASKEVDGPRENLKPLLDMIVEHVEPAKLDKTKPFAMLSTLLYADSFLGRSLVGRIAQGTAKANQAIKALNLKGEKVDEGRLTKIFRYEGTKKVPIEVGEAGDIVVVAGLEKTNVADTICDLEVNEPIAATPIDPPTMSITITVNTSPLAGTEGSKLTSTQIRDRLIQEAQNNVGITFEENDGNDSFIVSGRGELMLEILLTQMRREGFEMTVSPPKVLYKKDENGNRLEPIEEITMDLDEEHSSKVIDSMNRRKGKLIELKDTGKDKKRLIFHAPTRGLMGYTSRFLTLTKGNGVINRIFHEYGPYEGDMEGRKNGALISMEQGKAVAFAIFNLQARGEMFVTHNDPVYTGMIVGMQPKPGDMIINVMKGKKLTNMRTQGTDENVVLTPVRKMSIAEQLSMLNSDEALEITPESCRLRKAILDPHERKRSEKASAA from the coding sequence ATGAGTAATAATATTAGAAACATCACAATTATCGCCCATGTTGACCATGGAAAGACAACTTTAATTGATAATTTGATGAAACAAAGTGGATCATTCAGAGATAATGAGGTTGTTGATGAAAGATTAATGGACTCTGGTGAATTAGAGAAAGAAAGAGGAATTACTATTCTTGCAAAACCAGCTTCTATTAATTGGAAAGAATCTAGAATTAACATAATCGATACGCCAGGTCACAGAGACTTTGCTGCTGAAGTTGAAAGAGTATTAAGTATGGCTGATGGAGCATTGCTTTTAATAGACTCAGCTGAAGGTGTAATGCCTCAAACAAAATTTGTACTATCAAAAGCTTTGAAACAAGGTTTAAAGCCAATAGTGGTAATTAATAAACTTGATAAGCCTGATCAAAGGGCAAATGAAGTTTTAGATGAAACATTTGATTTATTTGTCAGCTTAGATGCAAATGAAGAACAATTAGATTTTCCAGTACTATACGCGAGTGGTAGATCTGGTTGGGCATCAAAAGAAGTTGATGGACCAAGAGAAAATTTAAAACCACTTTTAGATATGATAGTGGAACATGTTGAGCCTGCAAAGTTAGATAAAACAAAACCATTTGCAATGTTATCTACTCTTCTTTATGCAGATAGTTTTTTAGGTAGAAGTTTAGTTGGTAGAATTGCCCAAGGAACGGCAAAAGCTAACCAAGCTATTAAAGCTTTAAATCTAAAGGGTGAAAAAGTTGATGAAGGCAGATTAACTAAAATTTTTAGATACGAAGGAACCAAAAAAGTACCAATAGAAGTTGGTGAAGCAGGAGATATCGTTGTAGTTGCAGGTTTAGAAAAAACAAATGTAGCTGATACGATTTGTGATTTAGAGGTAAATGAACCTATTGCTGCAACACCTATAGATCCACCAACAATGTCTATAACTATAACTGTTAACACATCTCCATTAGCAGGAACTGAAGGCTCAAAATTAACAAGTACACAAATCAGAGACAGATTAATTCAAGAAGCACAAAATAATGTTGGAATCACATTTGAAGAAAATGATGGAAATGACTCTTTTATTGTAAGTGGTAGAGGAGAGTTAATGTTAGAGATTTTACTTACTCAAATGAGAAGAGAAGGTTTTGAGATGACTGTAAGTCCACCAAAGGTACTTTATAAAAAAGATGAAAATGGAAATAGATTAGAACCAATAGAAGAGATTACTATGGATTTAGATGAAGAACATTCTTCAAAAGTAATTGACTCTATGAATAGAAGAAAAGGTAAGTTAATCGAACTTAAGGACACAGGTAAAGATAAGAAAAGATTAATTTTTCATGCACCAACAAGAGGGTTGATGGGATACACAAGTAGATTTTTAACTCTTACAAAAGGTAATGGTGTAATTAACAGAATTTTTCATGAATATGGTCCATATGAAGGAGACATGGAAGGTAGAAAAAATGGAGCGTTAATTTCCATGGAGCAAGGTAAAGCAGTTGCTTTTGCAATTTTTAACTTACAGGCTAGAGGTGAGATGTTTGTAACACACAACGATCCTGTCTATACTGGCATGATTGTTGGTATGCAACCTAAACCTGGTGATATGATAATAAATGTCATGAAAGGAAAAAAATTAACTAACATGAGAACTCAAGGCACAGATGAAAATGTTGTTCTTACTCCTGTTAGAAAAATGTCAATTGCAGAACAGCTAAGTATGCTGAACAGTGATGAAGCATTGGAAATTACACCTGAGTCTTGTAGGTTAAGAAAAGCTATTCTGGATCCTCATGAAAGAAAAAGAAGTGAAAAAGCTTCAGCAGCTTAA
- a CDS encoding chaperonin GroL (PFAM: TCP-1/cpn60 chaperonin family~TIGRFAM: chaperonin GroL), which produces MAKVVKFDAEARAAMIRGVNILADTVKVTLGPKGRNVVMDKSYGAPRITKDGVSVAKEIDLEDKFENMGAQMVKEVASKTNDEAGDGTTTATILAQAIVKEGVKYVTAGMNPMDVKRGIDAAVETVKENLVASAKKVKDSDEIAQVGTISANGDKEIGTMIAKAMQKVGNEGVITVEENKGIETELDVVEGMQFDRGYLSPYFITNSDKMTTELDNPFILLHEKKLTNLQPMVPLLEAVVQAGRPLMIISEDVEGEALATLVVNKLRGGLKVVAVKAPGFGDRRKAMLEDIAILTGGSVISEDLGIKLENVKLDDLGSCKKVKVDKDNSTIVNGAGKKSDIEARCGSIKQQIDETTSDYDKEKLQERLAKLAGGVAVIKVGGATEVEVKERKDRVEDALNATRAAVEEGIVTGGGCALLYASRDLSKVKVKGDDQKAGVDLVKKALEAPIRQITKNAGVDGSVVVGKLLEQNKKTHGYDAQSEEYCDMFAKGIIDPVKVVRTALQDAASISGLLVTTEAMIADKPEEKDAGAAGGMPGGMGGMGGMGGMGGMGM; this is translated from the coding sequence ATGGCAAAAGTTGTTAAATTTGATGCTGAAGCAAGAGCAGCAATGATAAGAGGTGTAAATATCTTGGCCGACACTGTTAAAGTAACTTTAGGACCAAAAGGAAGAAATGTTGTTATGGATAAATCTTATGGTGCTCCAAGAATTACTAAAGATGGTGTTTCAGTTGCTAAAGAAATTGACCTAGAAGATAAATTTGAAAACATGGGTGCACAGATGGTAAAGGAAGTTGCTAGCAAAACAAATGATGAAGCTGGTGATGGTACAACTACTGCAACTATTCTTGCACAAGCAATTGTTAAAGAAGGTGTAAAATATGTTACAGCAGGAATGAACCCTATGGATGTAAAAAGAGGTATAGATGCTGCTGTTGAAACAGTTAAAGAAAACTTAGTTGCTTCTGCAAAAAAAGTTAAAGATAGTGATGAGATAGCTCAAGTTGGAACAATTTCAGCAAACGGCGATAAAGAAATTGGAACAATGATTGCAAAAGCAATGCAAAAAGTTGGTAATGAGGGTGTTATCACTGTTGAAGAAAACAAAGGTATAGAGACAGAGCTTGATGTAGTTGAAGGTATGCAATTTGATAGAGGTTATCTATCTCCATACTTTATTACAAACAGTGATAAAATGACTACAGAGCTAGATAATCCATTTATTCTTTTACATGAGAAGAAATTAACAAATCTACAACCAATGGTTCCACTTTTAGAAGCTGTTGTGCAAGCTGGGAGACCATTAATGATTATTTCTGAAGATGTTGAAGGTGAAGCTTTGGCAACTTTAGTTGTTAACAAATTAAGAGGTGGTTTAAAAGTTGTAGCAGTTAAAGCTCCAGGATTTGGTGATAGAAGAAAAGCAATGTTAGAAGATATTGCTATCCTAACTGGTGGATCTGTTATTTCTGAAGATTTAGGGATTAAACTTGAAAATGTTAAGTTAGATGATCTTGGTTCATGTAAAAAAGTTAAAGTTGATAAAGACAACAGTACAATTGTAAATGGTGCTGGTAAAAAATCTGACATTGAAGCAAGGTGTGGTTCGATCAAACAACAAATTGATGAAACAACATCTGATTATGATAAAGAAAAACTTCAAGAGAGACTTGCTAAATTAGCTGGTGGTGTTGCAGTTATCAAAGTTGGTGGTGCAACAGAAGTTGAAGTTAAAGAGAGAAAAGACAGAGTTGAAGATGCATTAAATGCAACTAGAGCTGCTGTTGAAGAAGGTATCGTGACTGGTGGTGGATGTGCTTTGTTATATGCATCAAGAGATCTTAGCAAAGTTAAGGTTAAAGGTGATGACCAAAAAGCTGGTGTAGATCTTGTTAAAAAAGCACTTGAAGCACCTATTAGACAAATTACTAAAAATGCTGGAGTAGATGGTTCAGTTGTAGTTGGTAAATTGTTAGAGCAAAATAAAAAAACTCATGGTTATGATGCTCAAAGTGAAGAGTATTGTGATATGTTTGCAAAAGGTATCATTGATCCTGTGAAAGTTGTTAGAACTGCTTTACAAGATGCAGCTTCTATTTCAGGATTATTAGTAACTACTGAAGCAATGATTGCAGACAAACCTGAAGAAAAAGATGCTGGTGCAGCTGGTGGAATGCCTGGAGGAATGGGCGGCATGGGTGGAATGGGTGGAATGGGTGGAATGGGAATGTAA
- a CDS encoding cpn10-like chaperonin family protein (PFAM: Chaperonin 10 Kd subunit): MKFKPLHDRVLIEVLDSSEKTAGGIIIPDSAQEKPQEGKVVAVGGGAKTEDGKTIPMDVKVGDKVLFGKWSGTEVKIDGKEYSIMKESDIMGISSK; encoded by the coding sequence ATGAAATTCAAACCGTTACACGACAGAGTTTTAATAGAAGTTTTAGACAGTAGTGAGAAAACTGCTGGTGGAATTATTATACCAGATTCAGCGCAAGAAAAACCTCAAGAAGGTAAAGTTGTAGCTGTTGGTGGTGGTGCAAAGACTGAAGACGGAAAAACTATACCAATGGACGTTAAAGTTGGTGACAAAGTACTTTTTGGTAAGTGGTCAGGCACTGAAGTTAAAATCGACGGTAAAGAGTACAGCATAATGAAAGAGTCAGACATTATGGGTATTTCAAGCAAGTAA
- a CDS encoding HAD-superfamily class IIA hydrolase, TIGR01459 (TIGRFAM: Haloacid Dehalogenase Superfamily Class (subfamily) IIA; HAD-superfamily class IIA hydrolase, TIGR01459), producing the protein MTKNLDADGLKSIVSDYDILYIDLWGVVHNGIKLHEGAIGVLSKLSEIKKNYVLLTNAPRPNETVKKFLEKLGMKSEQINHVYTSGQAALNYLKKNLNDKDFFHIGPPRDFDLFLSFKNNKKENLDESEYILCTGLYDDKSDDLNFYKDLLERYIHKKMICTNPDLIVDRGNKRELCAGSVAMVFEKMGGKVIYFGKPYPEVYNQAINNKDKKILCIGDNLNTDIKGANLQNFDSLIISDGIHKTEIENSGIEKVSKMYESIPNYIQSKLTW; encoded by the coding sequence ATGACTAAAAATTTAGATGCAGATGGGTTAAAGTCTATAGTTAGTGACTACGATATACTCTACATAGATTTATGGGGTGTTGTGCATAATGGTATTAAGCTTCATGAAGGAGCTATTGGAGTTTTATCTAAGTTAAGTGAAATTAAAAAAAATTATGTTTTGCTAACTAATGCCCCAAGACCTAACGAAACAGTAAAAAAATTCTTAGAAAAATTGGGAATGAAGTCTGAACAAATCAATCACGTTTATACATCAGGTCAAGCAGCTCTAAATTATTTAAAGAAAAATCTTAATGATAAAGATTTTTTTCACATAGGACCCCCAAGAGACTTTGATTTATTTTTAAGCTTTAAAAATAATAAGAAAGAAAATTTAGATGAAAGTGAATATATATTATGTACAGGTTTATATGATGATAAATCTGATGATTTAAATTTTTATAAAGATTTGTTAGAAAGATATATTCACAAAAAAATGATATGTACAAATCCAGATTTAATTGTAGATCGTGGAAATAAAAGAGAACTATGCGCAGGATCAGTAGCAATGGTTTTTGAAAAAATGGGGGGCAAAGTTATATATTTTGGCAAACCTTATCCAGAAGTTTACAATCAAGCAATTAATAATAAAGATAAAAAAATATTATGTATTGGTGATAATCTTAATACAGATATTAAAGGTGCAAATTTACAAAATTTTGACTCTTTAATTATTTCAGATGGAATTCATAAAACAGAAATAGAAAATAGTGGTATTGAAAAAGTTTCAAAGATGTATGAATCTATTCCAAACTATATCCAATCAAAACTGACATGGTAA
- a CDS encoding FMN adenylyltransferase/riboflavin kinase (PFAM: Riboflavin kinase; FAD synthetase~TIGRFAM: riboflavin kinase/FMN adenylyltransferase), which translates to MKIFNNFDIPKNIKGSILLIGNFDGVHLGHKKLFKEAQKYKKKYKLKIGVLTFEPMPKMFFNKKLKNFRISSLKQKNELMKNLKIDFLINKKFDKNFSSTNSINFIKNIISKKLKTKFIFVSDNFRFGKNREGDVKQLKSFESDLNYKLVKPKPVKLNNKIVSSTLIRKSLENGKLDFANKLLDRKWFVDGKVEKGRQLGRKIGFPTCNIGIKDFLIPMLGVYAVNVFMKGKIYKGIANIGYRPTFNQKKLLLEVHLFNFSGNLYNKYLRVNFLKFIRKEKKFTNIEKLKQQIKIDLAKAKKKYV; encoded by the coding sequence ATGAAAATTTTTAATAATTTTGATATTCCAAAAAATATTAAAGGCTCAATTCTCCTAATTGGTAATTTTGATGGTGTTCATTTAGGACACAAAAAACTTTTTAAAGAAGCTCAGAAGTACAAAAAAAAATATAAACTCAAAATTGGAGTATTAACTTTTGAACCAATGCCAAAAATGTTTTTTAATAAAAAATTGAAAAATTTTAGAATTTCATCCTTAAAACAAAAAAATGAATTAATGAAAAATTTAAAAATTGATTTTTTAATAAATAAAAAATTCGATAAAAATTTTTCATCTACTAATTCAATTAATTTTATCAAAAATATAATCTCAAAAAAATTGAAAACAAAATTCATATTTGTAAGTGATAATTTTAGATTTGGCAAAAATAGGGAAGGAGATGTTAAACAACTAAAAAGCTTTGAAAGTGATTTGAATTATAAATTAGTTAAACCTAAGCCAGTTAAATTAAATAATAAAATTGTTTCCTCTACTCTTATAAGAAAATCTTTAGAAAATGGAAAATTGGATTTTGCAAATAAACTTTTGGATAGAAAGTGGTTTGTTGATGGTAAAGTTGAAAAAGGAAGACAATTAGGTAGGAAGATTGGGTTTCCTACATGTAATATTGGCATTAAAGATTTTTTAATTCCAATGCTAGGCGTTTACGCTGTGAATGTATTTATGAAAGGAAAAATCTACAAAGGTATAGCTAACATAGGTTATAGACCTACTTTTAATCAAAAAAAATTATTGTTAGAGGTTCATTTATTTAATTTTTCTGGAAATCTTTATAATAAGTATTTAAGAGTAAATTTTTTAAAATTTATACGAAAAGAAAAAAAATTTACTAATATTGAAAAATTAAAACAACAAATAAAAATTGATCTAGCTAAAGCAAAGAAAAAATATGTCTAA
- a CDS encoding isoleucine--tRNA ligase (PFAM: tRNA synthetases class I (I, L, M and V); Anticodon-binding domain~TIGRFAM: isoleucyl-tRNA synthetase), with amino-acid sequence MSKAQINLPKTAFSMKANLPTREPQMLDYWKEINLYNELRKASKGKEKFILHDGPPYANGNIHMGTALNKILKDIIVKFHQMDGKDSIYVPGWDCHGLPIEWKIEEQYKKNKKNKNDVPIVEFRKECREFAEKWIDIHKGQFKRLGVIGDWENYYSTMSFSAEAQIVRELGKFLKEGSLYRGFKPVLWSTVEKTALADAEVEYQDHKSDTIYTAFKVKSSKIKELVDSDIIIWTTTPWTIPANKALAFNQALDYVLIEILDENDFKGKKIVIAKDLQESVVKECSLEKFNLIKTFSGKEFEGTVCFHPFFEMGYDYDIPMLEARFVTTDQGTGIVHCAPSHGPDDFNLCLNNGIKAIETVDGDGKYTSNVKEFEGLHIFKSNSIVIEKLKNYKRLLSNGELVHSYPHSWRSKAPLVHRATPQWFISMESHKLRDKALKAIDETEFFPKKGKERLKSMIETRPDWCVSRQRVWGVPLPIFVHKKTKEILVDDEVIENIASIYEKEGSDCWFSDDPQRFLGNKFKASDYEKLSDIVEVWFDSGSTHSFVLEKRDDLKWPASMYLEGSDQHRGWFHSSLLESCGTRGRAPFESILSHGFVVDGKGLKMSKSLGNVIAPEDILKKYGADILRIWVASSNYAEDLRIDYTILDQHADSYRKIRNTFRYLLGNINDDFNEVDLDKLNLNELPELERYMLNKLYKLDKKFNGYFLKYDFHNLYKELLNFCTVDLSAFYFDIRKDTLYCETRDSEIRKSCIKTLNIILDNLIRWFAPILSFTTEEIFKLIHKSKKSIHLEFFKKIPPKFSDEKLNNKWIELKKIREVCNSSIEEKRASKEIGSSLEADLKIEINEKSYNDFKDIDFAELCITSSAEVIKGSVDEIKVTTSKAKGSKCPVCWKLKINKCERSQCGLIDDK; translated from the coding sequence ATGTCTAAAGCACAAATTAATCTTCCAAAAACGGCATTTTCAATGAAGGCCAATCTTCCAACGAGAGAACCTCAAATGCTGGATTATTGGAAAGAGATTAATCTTTACAACGAATTACGTAAGGCAAGTAAAGGAAAAGAAAAATTTATTCTTCATGATGGTCCGCCATATGCAAATGGTAATATTCATATGGGAACTGCACTAAACAAAATTTTAAAAGATATAATTGTTAAATTTCATCAAATGGATGGTAAAGACTCTATCTATGTACCAGGATGGGATTGTCATGGTTTGCCAATAGAATGGAAGATAGAAGAACAATATAAAAAAAATAAAAAAAATAAGAATGACGTTCCAATTGTAGAATTTAGAAAAGAATGCAGAGAATTTGCAGAAAAATGGATAGACATCCACAAAGGTCAATTTAAGAGATTAGGTGTAATTGGAGATTGGGAAAATTACTATTCTACAATGAGCTTTAGTGCTGAAGCTCAAATTGTAAGAGAACTTGGTAAATTTTTAAAAGAAGGAAGTTTATATAGAGGTTTTAAACCAGTATTATGGTCAACAGTAGAAAAAACTGCTTTAGCTGATGCTGAAGTTGAATATCAAGATCATAAATCAGATACAATTTATACTGCGTTTAAAGTTAAAAGTTCCAAAATAAAAGAACTTGTTGATTCTGATATTATAATTTGGACAACAACCCCTTGGACAATACCTGCAAACAAGGCTTTGGCTTTTAATCAAGCATTGGATTATGTTTTGATAGAAATTTTAGACGAAAATGATTTCAAGGGTAAAAAGATAGTTATAGCAAAAGATTTACAAGAATCAGTTGTTAAAGAATGTAGTTTAGAAAAATTTAATTTAATAAAAACTTTCTCAGGAAAAGAATTTGAGGGTACAGTTTGTTTTCATCCATTCTTTGAAATGGGTTATGATTACGATATCCCAATGTTGGAAGCTAGATTTGTTACAACAGATCAAGGAACTGGAATAGTTCATTGTGCTCCAAGTCACGGACCAGATGATTTTAATTTGTGTTTAAATAATGGAATTAAAGCAATAGAGACTGTTGATGGTGATGGAAAATATACATCAAATGTTAAGGAATTTGAGGGATTACATATCTTTAAATCAAATTCAATAGTAATAGAAAAACTTAAAAATTATAAAAGACTTTTATCTAATGGAGAACTTGTTCATTCCTATCCTCATTCGTGGAGATCAAAAGCACCGTTAGTGCATCGCGCAACTCCACAATGGTTTATATCAATGGAAAGTCATAAACTGCGAGATAAGGCACTAAAAGCAATTGATGAAACAGAATTTTTTCCAAAGAAAGGAAAAGAGAGATTAAAATCAATGATTGAAACCAGACCAGATTGGTGTGTTTCAAGACAAAGAGTTTGGGGCGTTCCTCTTCCAATATTTGTTCACAAAAAAACAAAAGAAATTTTAGTTGATGATGAAGTAATAGAAAATATTGCAAGTATTTATGAAAAAGAGGGATCAGATTGTTGGTTCTCAGACGATCCTCAAAGATTTTTAGGCAACAAATTTAAAGCAAGTGATTATGAAAAACTTAGTGATATTGTTGAAGTGTGGTTTGACAGTGGTTCGACACACTCTTTTGTTTTAGAAAAAAGAGATGATTTAAAATGGCCCGCATCAATGTATTTAGAGGGTTCTGATCAACATAGAGGATGGTTTCACTCATCTTTGCTTGAGTCTTGTGGAACAAGAGGAAGAGCGCCTTTCGAGTCAATATTATCTCATGGATTTGTTGTTGATGGAAAAGGACTTAAAATGTCTAAATCATTAGGTAATGTTATTGCTCCTGAAGATATATTAAAAAAATATGGGGCTGATATTCTTAGAATTTGGGTTGCATCCTCAAATTATGCTGAAGATTTAAGAATAGATTATACAATCTTAGATCAACACGCAGATTCTTACAGAAAAATCAGAAATACATTTAGATACTTATTAGGAAATATAAATGATGATTTCAATGAGGTAGATCTCGATAAGCTAAATTTAAATGAATTGCCTGAGTTAGAGAGATATATGCTTAATAAATTATACAAACTTGATAAAAAATTTAATGGTTATTTTCTCAAATATGATTTTCACAATTTGTATAAAGAATTATTAAATTTTTGCACAGTTGATTTATCGGCTTTTTATTTTGATATAAGAAAAGATACACTTTACTGTGAGACAAGAGATTCGGAAATAAGAAAAAGTTGTATTAAAACACTTAATATAATTCTTGATAATTTAATCAGATGGTTTGCTCCTATTTTATCTTTTACCACTGAAGAAATTTTTAAACTAATTCATAAAAGTAAAAAAAGTATACACTTAGAATTTTTTAAAAAAATTCCACCTAAATTTAGTGATGAAAAATTAAATAATAAATGGATTGAATTAAAGAAAATAAGAGAAGTTTGTAATTCTAGTATTGAAGAAAAAAGAGCTTCAAAAGAAATTGGGTCAAGTCTTGAAGCAGATTTAAAAATAGAAATTAATGAGAAAAGTTATAATGATTTTAAAGATATAGACTTTGCTGAATTATGTATAACATCATCAGCAGAAGTTATTAAAGGTTCCGTAGACGAAATTAAAGTTACAACATCTAAAGCAAAAGGTAGTAAATGCCCTGTTTGTTGGAAACTTAAAATAAACAAATGTGAAAGAAGTCAGTGCGGATTGATTGATGACAAATAA
- a CDS encoding signal peptidase II (PFAM: Signal peptidase (SPase) II~TIGRFAM: lipoprotein signal peptidase) encodes MTNKKRFLVFSLIVLSICLFDQITKKLIIEYFDINNSIIFITSFLNFDLIWNDGIAFGLLGFDNPGFYNLVTFIIGLVILVVFYFITISENHISYFYSMVAGGALGNFIDRIRFSAVPDFIDFHIGDFHWFVFNIADIFISLGVFCLIIAEIFYKKIKDEKI; translated from the coding sequence ATGACAAATAAAAAAAGATTTTTAGTTTTTTCTTTAATAGTCCTAAGTATCTGTCTTTTTGATCAAATTACAAAGAAACTTATTATTGAATATTTTGATATAAATAACTCTATAATTTTTATTACTAGTTTTTTAAATTTTGATTTAATTTGGAATGATGGTATTGCATTTGGATTACTAGGTTTTGATAATCCAGGTTTTTACAATTTAGTTACATTTATAATTGGTTTAGTTATTTTAGTTGTTTTTTATTTTATAACCATATCCGAAAATCATATTTCATATTTTTATTCTATGGTTGCTGGTGGTGCATTAGGAAATTTTATAGATAGGATAAGATTTTCAGCTGTTCCAGATTTTATTGATTTTCATATTGGCGATTTCCATTGGTTTGTTTTTAATATTGCAGATATATTCATATCACTTGGAGTTTTTTGCCTTATAATTGCTGAAATTTTCTATAAAAAGATAAAAGATGAAAAAATTTAA
- a CDS encoding hypothetical protein (PFAM: conserved hypothetical protein), producing MKKFNILLILFVFLFASCQSIKDGLSGRKNENSDEFLVQKKNPLVTPPNYMELPPPSEELDESDSDKIENEINIKSILDVENLETNTQSNNSGSAEDFVLKQIQNK from the coding sequence ATGAAAAAATTTAATATCTTATTAATTTTATTTGTATTTTTGTTTGCATCTTGCCAATCAATTAAGGATGGTTTGAGTGGAAGAAAAAATGAAAATAGTGATGAGTTCTTAGTTCAAAAAAAAAATCCCTTGGTCACACCACCCAATTATATGGAGTTACCTCCACCATCAGAGGAATTAGATGAAAGCGACTCTGATAAAATTGAAAATGAAATAAATATCAAAAGTATCTTAGATGTTGAAAATTTAGAAACAAATACTCAATCAAATAATTCTGGGTCAGCAGAGGATTTTGTATTAAAACAAATTCAAAATAAATAA
- a CDS encoding glucose-6-phosphate isomerase (PFAM: Phosphoglucose isomerase) yields MISSGIEFKNFREKNSNSKIKKIWTSLVYEFSQENNDLLLSLSKKYKYSFKFSNLVKFKKLNLFHIIGMGGSSLGSQAIYNFLSDKVKKKFLFTNNITPNKNLKIKEKKLIIIISKSGNTLETLSNFNSQKIKKNCLFITENRQSYLRTLAYKLQSEVIDHSNFIGGRYSVLSETGMVPAYLMGLDPNKFKQFDNLIKNKKFINCLINNTMSLLKLHNQNKKNSIILNYDESSNDLFYWYQQLVAESLGKNSKGILPIVSSVPKDNHSVMQLYLDGFKNNFFTFFYVKETSTQKIDDNSVLNSHNYLKNKSMSDVLFAQFRATQKVFIKKNIPFRTFIIKKRDEKTLGELFTFFILETILLAKAMKINPFDQPAVELIKKETLKILKN; encoded by the coding sequence ATGATCTCTAGCGGAATAGAGTTTAAAAATTTTAGAGAAAAAAATTCTAATTCAAAAATAAAAAAAATTTGGACAAGTTTAGTTTATGAATTTTCTCAAGAAAATAATGATTTATTACTTAGTTTATCAAAAAAATACAAATACTCATTTAAATTTTCAAATTTAGTTAAATTCAAAAAATTAAATTTATTTCACATTATTGGTATGGGAGGATCTTCTCTTGGCTCTCAGGCCATATATAATTTTTTATCAGATAAAGTAAAAAAAAAATTTTTATTTACAAATAATATTACACCGAACAAAAATCTTAAAATAAAAGAAAAAAAATTAATTATAATTATATCAAAGTCTGGTAATACACTTGAAACTCTCTCAAATTTTAATTCTCAGAAAATAAAAAAAAATTGCCTTTTCATAACTGAAAATAGACAAAGTTATTTAAGAACTTTGGCATATAAATTGCAAAGTGAAGTAATAGATCATAGCAATTTTATTGGTGGCAGGTATTCAGTTTTGTCAGAGACGGGTATGGTACCAGCTTATTTGATGGGTTTAGACCCGAATAAATTTAAGCAATTTGATAATTTAATTAAAAATAAAAAGTTCATTAATTGCCTGATTAATAATACTATGTCGTTATTAAAGCTCCACAATCAAAACAAAAAAAATTCTATAATTTTAAATTATGATGAAAGTTCTAATGATTTATTTTATTGGTACCAACAACTTGTAGCCGAAAGTTTGGGTAAAAACTCAAAAGGTATTTTGCCGATAGTCTCGTCGGTCCCTAAAGACAATCATAGTGTAATGCAACTTTATTTAGACGGTTTTAAAAATAATTTTTTTACCTTTTTTTATGTTAAAGAAACCAGCACTCAAAAAATTGATGATAACTCAGTTTTAAATTCACATAATTATTTAAAAAATAAAAGTATGAGTGATGTATTGTTTGCACAATTTAGAGCTACACAGAAAGTTTTTATTAAAAAGAATATCCCATTTAGAACCTTTATAATAAAAAAGAGAGATGAGAAAACACTAGGTGAGCTATTCACTTTTTTTATTTTAGAAACAATTTTGCTTGCAAAAGCAATGAAGATAAATCCATTTGATCAACCCGCTGTAGAGTTAATTAAAAAAGAAACTTTAAAGATATTAAAAAATTAA